A window of Bradyrhizobium diazoefficiens genomic DNA:
GGTGTGCAGCCGCGGCATCTTGTAATTGACGACAGCGACGCCGACGGTGTCGTTGCTCGAAGAAATATCACCGTGAAGCATGGGGGTTGTCTCCTGTTCTGATGTGTGCCTTGCCGTCGATCACCGACTGCGCGTTAATGGCTGATCATCCATGGCCGCGCGGTTGGAAAGCTCCTGGCGCCGCTTCGGGTCTGCTTCACCAATCGCGACGGCTTTTTGGACGAGCAACAGCCGCAACCCGGCCCGTGAGCAGCCTTATATTCGGCAAGCGTCTTCGGTGCGTTGGAGCTGCGCTCATTGGTGGCCGCCGCCTTGCGCTTATCCGAAGGCATGCAGAAGAACGCCGGCGCGGTCAAAATCACGCGCCGCGATTCGGCTTTGCAGTGGGGACAGTCCTGCGGATCGTCGCATTCCGCCATCGGCCGCATTTCCGTAAACGAGCCGCAGTCGTTACAGAGATATTCATAGACGGGCACTTTTGTTTCCTCGCGCACACACTTTCCGGGTGTCTCACGACGGCGGACGCAGGGCAGCGAGGTGCTCGACCGTCCCGCATCCCGTCGCGCAGGGATCACTTGTCGGGCGAAATCGGCATCTGGATGTCTCCCGTGATGTGCTTGATTGGACCTGCCGACGACGGCATGACGTCGAAGTCGAAGATCTCCGTCGGCAGCCATAACGTCGCGCAGGCATTGGGCACGTCGACCACACCGGAGATGTGGCCCTGGCACGGCGCGGTGCCGAGGATCGAATATGCCTGGGCGCCGGAGTAACCGAACTTCTTCAGATACTCGATGGCGTTGAGACAGGCCTGGCGGTAGGCGATGTGGACATCGAGATAGTGCTGCTTACCGGCTTCATCCACCGAGATGCCCTCGAAGATCAGATAGTCCTTGTAGTTCGGCGTGATCGGCGACGGCTTGAAGATCGGATTCTTGATACCGTATTTCGCCATGCCGTCCTTGATCACCTCGACCTTCAGATGCAGCCAGCCGGCCATCTCGATGGCGCCACAGAAGGTGATCTCGCCGTCGCCCTGGCTGAAGTGCAGATCGCCCATCGAGAGACCGGCGCCGGGCACATAGACCGGGAAGTAGATCTTCGAGCCGCGCGAGAGATCCTTGATGTCGCAATTGCCGCCGTGTTCGCGCGGCGGCACCGTGCGGGCGCCTTCCGCGCCGATCTTCTCTTTGACGTCGCCTTTGGCGCGGCCGCCATGAGCGGTCGGCGCGAACGGCGGGTTGGCAAGACCGGGAACGCGGGTCGGATTGGTCGAGATCAGTTGGGCCTCGCGCTTGTTCCACATGTCCAGCATCTTCGAATCGGGCAAACAGCCGATCAGACCGGGATGGATGAGGCCGGCGAAGTTCACGCCCGGAATGTGGCGCGACGAGGTATAGAGGCCTTTGATGTCCCAGATCGACTTCTGCGCCAGCGGAAAGTGGTCGGTGAGGAAGCCGCCGCCGTTCTGCTTGGAGAAGAAGCCGTTGAAGCCCCACAGGCTCTCCTTCAGCGGGCCGACGTCGAGCAAATCGACGACGAGCAGGTCGCCGGGCTCTGCGCCCTTGACGCCGATCGGGCCGGACAGAAAGTGCACGATCGACAGGTCGATGTCGCGCACGTCGTCTGCTGAATCGTTGTTCTTGATGAAGCCGCCGGTCCAGTCATAGGTCTCGATGATGAAATCATCGCCGGGATTGACCCAGGCCACGATGGGGATGTCGGGGTGCCAGCGGTTGTGCACCATGTCATTTTCATAGGCCGATTTGGTGAGATCGACCTTGATCAGTGTCTCTGGCATCGAGATGCTCCCCTTTTACACGGTTGGTTAGACGGACAGATATTTCGAGACCTGCGCGGCATCGACGGAGTCGCGCAAATCGTCGCGGACGATCTCGCCGTTCTCGATCACCAGCACGCGGTCGGCGATATCGAGCGCGAAGCTCAGAAACTGCTCGGACACGACGATCGACAAACCCCGCTCATCGCGGATCCGCTTCAGAGTGCGCGCCATGTCCTTGATGATGGATGGTTGGATGCCCTCGGTCGGCTCGTCCAGCAGCAGCACCTTCGGTTTGGTCGCGAGCGCACGCGCGATCGCGAGCTGTTGCTGCTGGCCGCCGGAGAGATTGCCGCCGCGGCGGCCCTTCATCTCCAGCAGCACCGGAAATAATTCGTAGATGTCGCCCGGCACCTCGGTTCCGCCGGAGACGACGAGTCCGGTCTCGATGTTCTCCTTCACCGTCATGGTCGAGAAAATCATGCGGCCCTGAGGCACATAGGCGAGGCCCTTGGCGACCCGCGCGTAGCTCGGCAGGCTGCCGAGCTCGGCGCCATCCATGGTCACCGAGCCGCTTCTGGCCGGCAGGATGCCCATCAGTGACTTCATCAGCGTGGTTTTGCCCATGCCGTTGCGGCCCATGATCGCCACGATCTCGTTGGGGGCGACCTTGACGTTGAGGCCGCGTAGCACCTCGCTTTGGCCGTAGGCGACGTGAAGATCGGAAATTGCCAGCATCAGCGCGCTCCTTAGTGGCCGAGGTACACTTCGATGACCTTGGGATCGTTCTTCACCTTCTCCATGGTGCCCTCGGAGAGGATTTGGCCCTGGTGCAGCACGGTGACCCTGTGCGCGATATCCTCGACGAACTTCATGTCGTGCTCGATCACCAGCACCGAACGGTTCTTGATGATGCGGTTGAGGAGCTCGGCGGTCTTGGCACGCTCGGAGACGCTCATGCCGGCGACGGGCTCGTCGAGCATCAAAAGGTCAGGGTCCTGGATCAGCAGCATGCCGATCTCGAGCCACTGCTTCTGGCCATGGCTGAGCTCGGACGCATAAGTGTTGAGCTTGTCCTTGAGGAAGATCATCTCCGCGACCTCCTCGACCCGCTCCTTCACCGGCTGGTCGCGCTGAAAGGTCAGCGAGCCGAACACGGTGCGACCGCGCGGAAACGAGATCTCGAGGTTCTCGAACACGGTGAGAGCCTCGAACACCGACGGCGTCTGGAATTTACGCCCGACGCCCGCCTTGACGATCTCGTTTTCCTTCAGCTTGGTCAGTTCGGCGCCGCGAAACTGGATCGAGCCTTCGGTGGCCTTGGTCTTGCCGCAGATCAGGTCGAGCACGGTGGTCTTGCCGGCGCCGTTCGGGCCGATGATGACGCGGATCTCATTCTCCTCGACATAGAAGGAGAGGTCGTTCACCGCCTTGAAGCCGTCGAAGGAGACGGTGAGGCCGGAGACCGCGAGCAGAAAGTCCTTGGGCTGATGGCCAATGAGCATCATGGTCTCCTCACTCTGCCGGCGCGCCGTCGGCGACCGAACTATCGTTCCAGCCCGCCTTCGACTTGCGCGAAGCAAACAGCCGATCAATGCGCGGCTGCGCGTAATCGGCCCAGAGTCCGGACAGGCCGTTCGGGAAGGCGAGCACGACCGCGATGAACAGCGCACCGAGGCCGAATAGCCAAAGCTGCGGGAACGATTCCGACAGGCTGGTCTTGGCGAAATTCACCAAAATCGCGCCCCACACCGCACCGAAGATCGACATCCGCCCGCCGACCGCCGTGT
This region includes:
- the urtE gene encoding urea ABC transporter ATP-binding subunit UrtE; protein product: MLAISDLHVAYGQSEVLRGLNVKVAPNEIVAIMGRNGMGKTTLMKSLMGILPARSGSVTMDGAELGSLPSYARVAKGLAYVPQGRMIFSTMTVKENIETGLVVSGGTEVPGDIYELFPVLLEMKGRRGGNLSGGQQQQLAIARALATKPKVLLLDEPTEGIQPSIIKDMARTLKRIRDERGLSIVVSEQFLSFALDIADRVLVIENGEIVRDDLRDSVDAAQVSKYLSV
- the fmdA gene encoding formamidase, whose protein sequence is MPETLIKVDLTKSAYENDMVHNRWHPDIPIVAWVNPGDDFIIETYDWTGGFIKNNDSADDVRDIDLSIVHFLSGPIGVKGAEPGDLLVVDLLDVGPLKESLWGFNGFFSKQNGGGFLTDHFPLAQKSIWDIKGLYTSSRHIPGVNFAGLIHPGLIGCLPDSKMLDMWNKREAQLISTNPTRVPGLANPPFAPTAHGGRAKGDVKEKIGAEGARTVPPREHGGNCDIKDLSRGSKIYFPVYVPGAGLSMGDLHFSQGDGEITFCGAIEMAGWLHLKVEVIKDGMAKYGIKNPIFKPSPITPNYKDYLIFEGISVDEAGKQHYLDVHIAYRQACLNAIEYLKKFGYSGAQAYSILGTAPCQGHISGVVDVPNACATLWLPTEIFDFDVMPSSAGPIKHITGDIQMPISPDK
- the urtD gene encoding urea ABC transporter ATP-binding protein UrtD, with translation MLIGHQPKDFLLAVSGLTVSFDGFKAVNDLSFYVEENEIRVIIGPNGAGKTTVLDLICGKTKATEGSIQFRGAELTKLKENEIVKAGVGRKFQTPSVFEALTVFENLEISFPRGRTVFGSLTFQRDQPVKERVEEVAEMIFLKDKLNTYASELSHGQKQWLEIGMLLIQDPDLLMLDEPVAGMSVSERAKTAELLNRIIKNRSVLVIEHDMKFVEDIAHRVTVLHQGQILSEGTMEKVKNDPKVIEVYLGH
- a CDS encoding zinc ribbon domain-containing protein, which gives rise to MPVYEYLCNDCGSFTEMRPMAECDDPQDCPHCKAESRRVILTAPAFFCMPSDKRKAAATNERSSNAPKTLAEYKAAHGPGCGCCSSKKPSRLVKQTRSGARSFPTARPWMISH